Within Candidatus Hydrogenedentota bacterium, the genomic segment GGTGCGGCCAGGTTTGGTGTCTCGGCCGCCCTTGGCGGGCTACCGGTAGCGGCACTGCTTGCGGGAGCGTCGGTCAAGGACCTGATAGTTCGCGTCGGCGCGGCGATCAAGGACGGCGACACGTCGGTCCTGCAGGGGCTGCTCAAGGATGTTGACGAGGAGACACGAGTCGGCGTCCGCGAGTTTAGGCGTGACTTTCAGGAACTGTTGGAGAAGACCGCTATCGAGCGGTTGGTGGTTCTCATTGACGATCTTGATCGCTGTCTACCCGATACCGTCATCGAGACGCTGGAAGCGATCAAACTCTTCGTGTTTGTCCCGCGAACCGCTTTTGTCATCGCTGCCGACGAGCGACTAATCGAATATGCGGTTCGGAAGCGCTTCCCCGAGTTGCCCGGCGACAAGGCGGAGGTCGGACGGGATTATCTGGAGAAGCTGATCCAATATCCGGTGCGTATCCCGCCCCTCGGACGGTCGGAGCTCGAAACGTATATCAACGTTCTTTTTGCTTCCGCAGCCGGGCTTTCTGACGAACAACTCACCAGCGTAAGAGATCGTGTGACCAGGTGTGACGAGCGGTCTCTTCTCGGGGTGCGCTTCAACACCGGTATCGCAAGGGAGTTGATCGATCCGCTGCCCAAGCGGCTTCAGGATGACCTTGCCTTCTCGGAGCAGATAGCTCCCACGTTGGCTGCCGGTACCGCTGGCCTCAACGGGAACCCCCGGCAGTGCAAACGATTCCTAAACACGCTCGTCCTCAGGTTAGAAATGGCGCAGGCCCGAGGGATCACGCTGCGGCGTGAGGTCCTTGCGAAACTCATGCTACTGGAGTGGTTCGCCCCCATCACCTTCAAGGCTCTGGCACAGGCATCCACGGAACAGGATGGCGATTGCACGGAGCTAAAGGTTGCCGAAAGGCAATACTCGCAGTCGGACAACCTGAAGTCGCAGCACCAACCCCTCGCTTCGCCCCGGACCCCGGCGGACGGGACCGACGGTTCAGGAAAGAAGGGTAGTGAGTCGGCCAGTCTTGGTGACGCTGTCGAACCGGAGCCTCCCGAATGGCTCTCCGACGCCTGGGTTTGCGAGTGGCTCGCGCTCGCTCCGGGACTCACCGGTGTTGACTTGCGTCCCTACTTCTTCTTCTCCCGTGACACGCTGGGCACTCTTGGGGTGGCTGTGCAACGTCTCAGTCCGGCGGCCCAGGAGGTCTTGTCGGAGTTGTTCAGCGACAGCGAGGCGCAACGCAATCTGGCGCTGGACAAGACCGCCCGGCTTACGCAATCCGAAGTCTCAAGCCTGTTCAACGCCCTCGCGGAACGGTCCCGACGCGAAGCGGACCCCGGAGACGAACGTTCGGCGATGTTCCGCCTATGTGATCTGGCTACACGACACGCCTACGTCGCCGCACCCCTCATCGCCTTCCTTGCCGCCGTACCCGACCTCCGCATACCCCTCGCGGTCGTGTCCAAAATCCGCGCCCTGTCTGCGACGCCGGAGACACAATCGACAGTCCTCGAATTGCTTACCCGGTGGTCACAAAGCTCTGGTAACTCCCGTCTGGCCGCTGCGGCTAGGAGCGCACTCCAGCGGCGTACCGGGGGTGGAGGTAGATCCTGATGGGTACCTCCGCCTCCAATCCAGGTCGAGGGGATCGTCCCGCCCTTCTCCCAGCCTGGGCACTGCCTGCCCAGAGCCCTGATGCTCCACCCAACCCGCCCGCAGACCCCAACCAACTGCCTCAGCAGCCGACCCCGCAACAGGTACTAGCGCCACCGGCTCCGAACAGGGGCCCGTGGCGGGACGCCGGATCGCGCATGGGGAGGTGGGCGTCGGGAGACGCCGGTGGTCGTGCGGGACTGTCGCGTGCGGGACGTGGATTCGTTCGGGCGCTTGGCGGCTCGCGACAAGCGAGTCGCTCCAGTTCGGGCAGTCGGGCTGCCGCCGCAAGATTCGCCGGCTTCGTATCGGGCATTCAAGGCGCGGGGCTACGGGAATCGCTTCGTCGGTTGGGTCTGGAGCGCCTCGTGGGCGGCGATCCCCATGTGGCATTCGCAGCCATCGCCGACGCCCTGTGTCCCGAAGGTGCGACTGCGGACGAAGCCATCGCGCGGGCGGCCATCGTCGACGCCTTGGCGGTCTTGTGGGCCTCGTACGTCGAAGACACAGGGGACCTCACCAGGCTTGAGAATCTGGACGCTCCGGCGGTCCAGGAGTCGATTCGAACGGCCGTTGTCTCTCACGTGTACCGACGCTGGCTGTTCGAGTTGGGCAAACGGCTGGAGTCGAAAGCGGTGAGTGCCGAAGAGGCCGCGCGGCTGGAACGTGATATGAAACGATATCTGGATGAGGAAATCAGAATCGATTTCGGCGACCAAGATCTCACACGGGTCGAGTGGGATGCACATGATGGTCAGTCATATATCGAGGACCTGTTCCGCAGGGCCTATGAGATCTTGGAGTCCTGATATGGAATGGAACATCATTATCCACACACCCGAGACCGATGGATATGTCCCGTCACTTACGTCAGGTCTCCCGCGCCTCGATCTTGCCATTGGGCGTTCCTCTCGTTTTCCGGAAATCGAGGCGAATCTCGGTCGGTTCGAGACTTCGCAACACCGGTCCTTCGCACCGATCGTCAAGGACCTGCTGCGGGTCGCCCTGGCGACCTACGCTGCCGATCAGGTGGTCCTGCGTCGGTACGGGGAAGACCGGTGGACGCGCGAGATCCGGTTGCACGTGCCGGTATCCGACCCGGCCGCCTGGCAGGCGTGCGGAGAAGAATTTTCTCGCGCTGCCGGATTTCTCACCGGCGACCGCTGGCGGTTCGAGTTCCGACGACTTCCTGTCGCGCATACCCGCCCGAACGAACAGGCCGGACCCGCCGCGGAATCACTGGTTGTCCTGTTCTCCGGCGGACTTGATTCACTGATCGGCGCCATCGATCTACTTGAAATCGGCCAAGCGGTCTCGCTCGTGTCCCACCACGGCGCGGGCATCACCCGCTCGGTGCAGCAACGCCTCGTCGAAGCCTTGTGCGCCCGATATGGCGGGCGAGTGCAGGAGTTGCCGTTCTGGGTGCAGCCACCCCGCATTCAGGGCAGCCAACACGAAACCACGCTGCGCTCAAGATCGCTGCTCTTCCTCGCACTTGGTACTGCGGTTGCGTTTACGCTGAACCCATCCAGACCACTGCATGTCGCCGAAAACGGATTGATCTCGCTCAACGTCCCACTCACCGGCGCACGCCTGGGCAGCCTGAGCACACGGACCACCCACCCGCACTTCATCCAACTCTTTCGGGAGATCCTCCAGAAGCTTGCCATTGGCACCGACGTGGTGTTGCCGTACCGATTCAAGACGAAGGGAGAGATGCTCGCCGGTGCTGCCAACCAGGAGTGTGCGCGGGCACTGACGCCACTCACGATGTCCTGCGCCCACCCGGAAGCGCAACGCTACACGTTCCGCAGTGTCGACCGTCACTGCGGGTATTGTGTACCGTGTCTCATCCGCCGTGCCGCAACCACGGCGGCCGACTTCCAAGACGCGGCGTACTGTCTGGATGCCCGTCGCGACGCGCCGCCGGCTCACACCGGACGGGGAAAGGATCTACGGGCGGTCCTCATGGCCATCGCACGCTTTCAGGACTCGCAGCTCATGGCGGCAGCTGATGTCCTCACCACGGGGCCGATTCCACATCATGAAATCCAACAGTATGCCGAAGTCTACCGGCGGGGAATGTCGGAACTCCGAGCCTACCTCCGTCCACAACATGCGCCTACATCCATCCAACGACTATGACCATGCGATTCGTCGATACCCATTGCCACGTTGACCTTTACCCGTCCCCGGAAACGGTTGTCCACACGGCAGCCGCCAATGGGGTTGAAGTCATTGCGGTGACAAACGCCCCGCACGTCTTTCATTTCACCAGGGAACTGGCCCGGCACCATCCGCACCTCTACCCGGCGGTCGGACTCCACCCGGAGCTGGTGGCCGACTACGGCCACCTGCTTGCCGAACTCCTGAAGCACCTCGATCAGGCACGTTTCATCGGTGAGGTCGGTCTTGACTACGTCACCACGGATGACAGGCTCCGGCAGCGACAGCGTTCGGTGTTTGAGAGTGTTATCGAGCGATGCGCCCGGTCCGACTCGGTCGTGAGTATACATTCGCGACGCGCCGTTGCTGATGTCCTGGCCATCGTCGGAGATAGTTTCCCAGGCTCGTGTATCCTTCACTGGTTTTCCGGAAGTCCGTCGCAGCTACGTCGGGCGCTTGATGCCGGCTTCCACTTCTCGGTGAACCCGACCATGGTCATCTCGGAGCGAGGCCGCTCGCTCGTCGCCCAGATCCCGCGCGAGAGGGTGTTGACGGAGAGTGACGGGCCGTTCGCCAAGTTCAACGGAAGACCGGCTACCCCAGCCGATATGCTGTCTGTTGTGAAAGCCATCGCGAACATCTGGAAGGTGCCCGTCGAGCAGGCGGCAGGCGAGATTTACGGCAATTTCACAGGGCTACTGGCCAATCGGTAGCCGATCATCCGGAGCCGTCTCCTACCTCGGACGGCAACTCTACCCGTCTTGTCGTCTGGCCACAGGCACATATAATACCTAGTAAGGGGGAAAGCACCTCTGCGCTTGAACCAAGCAAGAAACAGGCAGACCAATTTCCCGACACGAAAGAATTAGTGGTCGATGAATTCGGGAGCGGCGGGGTCTGCAGAAACGCCAAACCAGGGAACGCGCTTCGTTTGAAACAGTGGCGCATTGTGCCGCCGTCACTTTTTGGAGATCTTCTTCTCGACTTCGCGAATCACTTCGGACAACGGCGTCTCAAGGACGCTCGCGATCTGAAACATTGTCCGCATTGTGGGCGACTTCAGCCCTCTCTCTACTTGACTGATATACGTTGGGTGCAACCCGCATTCAAAGGCGAGCGTTTCCTGCGACATATTGGACGCCCGCCGACGGTCTGCCAATACCTTGCCTATCACTCTGTTGAGACTCGTCACCCTGCCTTCTCCTAACGGCAGGTATTCTTGAGCTTGACAGACTAAAGTACCATAGACTATAGTCTTAGTTTGCAGGCGGGAGCCTCCGGAACAGTAAGGCAAGCCCGCCGTGGAAACAGCCAAGCGTGTGTGGAATGCGCTCCTATCGCCGTCATCCGAATTCCACGCAACAGGACAACCTGGAATCGAGGTTTAAAGACATGACAGTCGGACAGTCAAATCATTAGCAACGTGGCATCGGGGGAAAAGTCAGCGAATGGACGAGGTTTGCCTCGTCTTTTGCAATTATCGAAAGTCGGACTATTGGCCGATTAGGAGGGTAGGCTATGTTCAAAGTATATCTTGTGGCATGTCTTCTTTTCGCCAACCTATCGGCGTTCGCCGCCGATTCAACATCGAGCGTCGAAGGCAGGGTCCTTGACGGACAGGGCCGACCCATGTCCGGTGTCACCGTCGTAGCCGTCCAAACCGAACGCATCAAAGGCTACGACGAGTTGCGCGTGGATACCAACGCGGACGGCACATTTCGCGTCACGGGTTTGTACCCCAAGTCGCCATATATTCTCGGGCTGGGCCATGAGGACCAGCAGGACAAGAACGCCGAATGGGTGTATGTCCCCAAGCCGCAGCCGTATTTCACGGCTGCACCCGCAGGCGAGACCAGAGCCCTGGGCGACATCACCGCCCGGTTCATGAGTTTCAGTAATGGCCTGGTTACCGACACGCACACAGGTTTGCAGTGGCGAGTCGGACCCGCCCAAAAAACAACGCTCGATCAGGCGAAGGACTGGATTGCCAGTCTGCCCGCCGATGGCGGCCCGGCTTGGCAGCTGCCGACCCCGGATCAAGTGGGAACACTGCTGTACCTCAAGGACAATCAGCGGCTGATCTGCGAGGAACTTGGCGACCTGAACGGCGTCTGGTCGTTCTTGACGACCAAGAACAGCGTGACTACGAGGGCCTCACGGACGCACGAAGGCGCTGCCTGGATGACTTTCATGGACAGTCGCGGCAGCCGCGCCATCGCCGTTCGGAACGCTCCGGCCGCAAGCATGGCTTCGGCCACCGTACCGGAAGGCCAGGAGCCGATCATGCCTTCAGGTTCTGACTCGGCCAACACGGCAGCGGACCGGCGCGCCCTCATACAGAACGAACTTCGGATGACAACGACGCCCAACGATTTCTGGTACGACACCGGCGATGCGGTCGTTCTCGTAATGCCCAAACAGTCTTCGGGCACGCTTACCAGGGATCAGCAAATCCAGGCGCTCCGGGATGCGCTTACCGAAGCCGACGGACGCTGAATTGGCTAACAACGTGCGCTTCAAGCGTGAACAAAAAGTCTGCAAAGCAGAAGGAGCGGTAGCGAAGGGAGACTGCCATCATGGTCACATCCGCAATCAAATACCCAATGGCGCTGACCTTGTGTCTGGTCATACTCGGGTGCCCGCCAGTGATTTCGACAACGGTAACCGTCCATCCCAATCCCACGACGATTGAGGTCGGACAGACCGTGCAGCTTACGGCGGCAAGCACCAGCGCGGCCGATACCGGTTTCGACTGGGAGTCATCGGACCCGGCCGTCGCGGTAGTGAGTGCCAGTGGTCTGGTAACGGGACTAGCCGACGGCGCGGCCTGGATCACCGCGACAGGACAGGGTTCCGGGGCGCAGGCGACCGCCGTCGTGACGGTGTTGCCGCCAATAACAGTGACTGTGACTCCCGATCCTGCTTCGATTGAGGTGGGACAAGTGGTGCAACTCACGGCCACCAGTACCGATGCTTCCGACTACGGCTTCGGTTGGTCTTCGTCAAATCCGGCGATTGCGGCGGTAAACGCGACCGGACTGGTCACCGGCGTGGCCGAAGGCAGCGTTGAGATCACGGCCACCGGCCAAGGCAGCGGGGTTAGTGGCACGGCTAGCGTGACTGTCACGCAAAGCTTGACCGTAGTGACGATATTCCCGAGTCCGGTCGCGGTCGAAGTTGGGAAGACCGTTCAAGTGGGCGCGACGAGTAACAGTGCCACAGACACGGATGTCTATTGGTGGGCGCAGAACCTAGGCGTGGTGGAGGTGAGCGCCACCGGACTGGTTACGGGAATATCGGTGGGAAGCGTCGAGATATCGGCAACTGCCGAACCCAGCGGCGCTACAGCGACGGTCGTCGCAAACGTTTCCCCGGCGTCGAGCGTGGAGGAAGGCAGTCCGGCGTGGCAGAGAGTTTTCGGAGGCACTGGCACCGATGAAGCCTATGGCGTGGCGGTGACGCCAGATGGTGGTTGCGTGGTCGCCGGTTTCACGTATGTGAGTGGCTTCAGCTTTAGTGACATGTATTTGATAAAGCTTGATAGCGCGGGTAACCAGCAGTGGTCGAGGACTTACGGTGGTGACTTCAGCGATGAGGCCCATGCGATAGCGGTGACTCCAGACGGAGGATATGTGCTGGCCGGATACACGGAATCATTTGGAGCCGGTGGCCTGGATATATATCTGGTCAAGTTGAATAGTCTCGGCGACGTGCAGTGGACCCGCACCTACGGCAGTCCTTACGATGACGAAGAGGCCAACAGTGTGGTTGTAACCCCCGATGGAGGGTATGTTTTGGCCGGGTACAAAGGCAGAAATGCCTTGGGTCGCAGAGACATGTACGTCGTCAAGGTGGATGGGATGGGCAACGAACAGTGGTCGCACACGCACGGCGGAGACCTTTATGACGAGGCCTGGGGCGTGACTCTCGCACCGGACGGAGGCTATGCGATCATTGGGGAAGGCTATCTATCCACTTTGAAGCGAATCGACATCTATTTGCTCAAGCTAAGTGCAACGGGCACTGTGGAATGGACACGTACCTACGGCGGCAGTGGTTTGGACGAGGGCCGCAGCATCATGGTTGCACCGGACGGAGGGTACCTGTTTGCCGGCACCTGGGCGAATCAGGGTTGGTATTCGTCGGAAAGCATGGGCTATTTGGCCAAAGTTGACGCCGTGGGCAATGGTGAGTGGTCGCGAACGTATCCAAACGCCGGTCTTCGTGCCATAGTCGAAATGCCCGGCGTCCGATATGGCTTGGCTGGCACCGCCATGACTCTGGATATGGTGGACGCCGAAGGAGAGGAACTGTGGTGGGCGAGTTATCGCGGCGAAGACTTTCGGGTGGCAAACGGCATCGCCGCCACATCCGATGGTGCCTGTATCCTAGCTGGCTCGACACACTCTGCGGAAGCGGGTTGGGATGTCTTTATCGTAAAGGTTTACCCGCCAGAGACTGAAGGGGACAGTGAAGATTGGGACGGTATGAGCCAAGGTGGAACCAGCGACATCTTTGAATGGTGGCGCACCTATGGCGGGGCCGCGCAGGAGGAGGGACGTAGCGTTGTAGGCACACCCGATGGTGCTTGCGTGGTCGCTGGGTATACAACCGATCCGCACGGTGCTGGTTCCCACGATGTCTACGTCGTAAAGCTGGACGAATTCGGCAGCAAGCTGTGGTCACGCACGTATGGTGGAGCGGGCTACGACGATGCTCAGGACTTGGCTACAACCCCTGACGGAGGTTATCTGATTGCAGGATACACAGAGTCGTTCTGCACGGGTTTCGGGGATATGTCACTTTTGAAAATCGACGCGATGGGGAATCAGGTGTGGTGGCGAACTTTTGGAGGGACCGGGCAGGAGATCGCCTATGGTATCTCCGCAACACCGGATGGCGGCTGCGTCCTGGCAGGGACTATCAGGCCTGAGGGTCCGATCTATGGTGAACAAGCTGCATACATCGTTAAGGTCGACGCGGCGGGAGATGAGCAGTGGTCGAGGACTTACGGTGGTGGTTCGAAGGAATTCCTGGACGTGGTCGCAACACCAGATGGGGGCTGTCTGGCAGTGGGCTCTACGACGCTGTTCGATACTTCCTATACCGATGTGTATGTCGTCCGGCTGAACGCCATGGGCCAACTCGAATGGTCGCAGACTTACGGATATGGCCATTACGACACTGCGTGGAGCGTGACTCTGGCGTCTGATTCGGGTTACGTGCTGGCCGGGCGAACAAAGTCATTGCCTCCTTACGGGTCTTCGTGGGACGCCTACGTGCTCAAGATAGACGCGGCGGGCACCCAACAATGGGCGCGGCGATTCAATGGTCTACAGAACGACTGGGTTTACGCTGTGGCCACAACGTCTGACGGCGGTTACGTGCTGGCCGGCGAGGCGGAGGATACAGACACCCTCACTGTGAACGCGTATTTCCTCAAGTTGGACTCAGTCGGAAATGAAGTGTGGTCCCGTACTTCCGTATCTCCGTTGAAGGATGGGGTGTACGGTGTTGCGGTTTCGCCCGATGGAGGATATATCTTCGGGGGGTATGCCACTTCGTCTGCGGAGGATTCAGACATATATGTGCTAAAGGTCAACGACGAAACGGAAACTACCTCCCGCTGATCCGGATTTACGATGTCCGATCAAGCCGCTCGGCCGTTTGGCATTCCTTTGTGGGATGTTGCGTAAATTGGTCGATAGGGAACCCCCCTTTGCGCGTAGGGTACAGGCAAAGTCGATAGCACAGGGAAGAACACTATGAAAGGCTTGTCCAAGGTGGCAATAATCTTTGTATCATGGATGACGGCCGTCGCCGAAGATCCTGTCACGATCCCAAACGAACGGTTCATCGAGGAAATCCAGAGCGCCGTGGCTACGGCCGAGACGAAGAGTCCGGAGGAAGTCGAACTCCTGGGTTGGGGCACCGCCTCGTTACTCGACTCACACCGTGAATCAAAAATCCGGTGCGGCAAGGGTAACCCGAATCCCAAGCCCGGCGAATGCTCTGACTCTTACCCGATCTACCCGGACCCCAATCCGCTCGCGACCGTCGTCGCCAACGAGCAGGGCACGAAGGTCGAAGCCAAGGCAACCGCGACCGCCTGGATTGCCTGGCGGGACCTCAACGGCGTCAACATCGCGTTCAATTCGAGGCGGATCGGCGACTACGAACTCTCGACCGTCACCGAAGTCGAGCAGGACGGCCGGTGGACGGCGATTCGAATCTACAGCGTGACGGTAAAGTACCAAGACAAGGGTTGGATCGATGGTCCCAGGATTGCAGATGCCG encodes:
- a CDS encoding TatD family hydrolase, with translation MRFVDTHCHVDLYPSPETVVHTAAANGVEVIAVTNAPHVFHFTRELARHHPHLYPAVGLHPELVADYGHLLAELLKHLDQARFIGEVGLDYVTTDDRLRQRQRSVFESVIERCARSDSVVSIHSRRAVADVLAIVGDSFPGSCILHWFSGSPSQLRRALDAGFHFSVNPTMVISERGRSLVAQIPRERVLTESDGPFAKFNGRPATPADMLSVVKAIANIWKVPVEQAAGEIYGNFTGLLANR
- a CDS encoding helix-turn-helix transcriptional regulator; translation: MTSLNRVIGKVLADRRRASNMSQETLAFECGLHPTYISQVERGLKSPTMRTMFQIASVLETPLSEVIREVEKKISKK
- a CDS encoding carboxypeptidase regulatory-like domain-containing protein; its protein translation is MFKVYLVACLLFANLSAFAADSTSSVEGRVLDGQGRPMSGVTVVAVQTERIKGYDELRVDTNADGTFRVTGLYPKSPYILGLGHEDQQDKNAEWVYVPKPQPYFTAAPAGETRALGDITARFMSFSNGLVTDTHTGLQWRVGPAQKTTLDQAKDWIASLPADGGPAWQLPTPDQVGTLLYLKDNQRLICEELGDLNGVWSFLTTKNSVTTRASRTHEGAAWMTFMDSRGSRAIAVRNAPAASMASATVPEGQEPIMPSGSDSANTAADRRALIQNELRMTTTPNDFWYDTGDAVVLVMPKQSSGTLTRDQQIQALRDALTEADGR
- a CDS encoding Ig-like domain-containing protein; amino-acid sequence: MVTSAIKYPMALTLCLVILGCPPVISTTVTVHPNPTTIEVGQTVQLTAASTSAADTGFDWESSDPAVAVVSASGLVTGLADGAAWITATGQGSGAQATAVVTVLPPITVTVTPDPASIEVGQVVQLTATSTDASDYGFGWSSSNPAIAAVNATGLVTGVAEGSVEITATGQGSGVSGTASVTVTQSLTVVTIFPSPVAVEVGKTVQVGATSNSATDTDVYWWAQNLGVVEVSATGLVTGISVGSVEISATAEPSGATATVVANVSPASSVEEGSPAWQRVFGGTGTDEAYGVAVTPDGGCVVAGFTYVSGFSFSDMYLIKLDSAGNQQWSRTYGGDFSDEAHAIAVTPDGGYVLAGYTESFGAGGLDIYLVKLNSLGDVQWTRTYGSPYDDEEANSVVVTPDGGYVLAGYKGRNALGRRDMYVVKVDGMGNEQWSHTHGGDLYDEAWGVTLAPDGGYAIIGEGYLSTLKRIDIYLLKLSATGTVEWTRTYGGSGLDEGRSIMVAPDGGYLFAGTWANQGWYSSESMGYLAKVDAVGNGEWSRTYPNAGLRAIVEMPGVRYGLAGTAMTLDMVDAEGEELWWASYRGEDFRVANGIAATSDGACILAGSTHSAEAGWDVFIVKVYPPETEGDSEDWDGMSQGGTSDIFEWWRTYGGAAQEEGRSVVGTPDGACVVAGYTTDPHGAGSHDVYVVKLDEFGSKLWSRTYGGAGYDDAQDLATTPDGGYLIAGYTESFCTGFGDMSLLKIDAMGNQVWWRTFGGTGQEIAYGISATPDGGCVLAGTIRPEGPIYGEQAAYIVKVDAAGDEQWSRTYGGGSKEFLDVVATPDGGCLAVGSTTLFDTSYTDVYVVRLNAMGQLEWSQTYGYGHYDTAWSVTLASDSGYVLAGRTKSLPPYGSSWDAYVLKIDAAGTQQWARRFNGLQNDWVYAVATTSDGGYVLAGEAEDTDTLTVNAYFLKLDSVGNEVWSRTSVSPLKDGVYGVAVSPDGGYIFGGYATSSAEDSDIYVLKVNDETETTSR